CACTGCATCCATCAGGCAGGCGTGCTGCGGGCAGCGGAAGCCATCGGGGTAGATCTTGTGCAGCGGGTTGTCCTCGGGGAAGGGGACCCCTTCGAAGTTGCGCGGAATGCTGATCAGGGTGGTGTCACCGGTCCGGGTATTGATGCTGGCCACCATCAGGGAGTCGGTGCGCACCGCCCAACGGTCCGCGCCCGCATCCGAGCCGATCAGCAGCAGATTGACCCGCGGGGTGTCCGCCCACGGGTCATCACCGGAGCTCGGCAGGTGTGCGGTGGTGGTGCCGTGATCGGTGAAGATCGTGTTGAAGGTGTCCTGGGTGACCAGGACGTATCGGGTGGCGGCCGTCGCTGGTGCCGCGACCAGCAGGCACATCACGAAGGCGAACCCGCGCTGCAACCATTTCGTTTGCTGCGGCCACCGCAGATCCATCGTCTCTCGTGCCGTGAGCACGATGCCGGCCAACCACAGCAGGCCGCCGATGATGAACAGGAAGAGCAGGAACCACAGACCCTTGCCGGTTCCGAGCCGCCCCGCGCCCTGCACGACGCCACCCTTGAACAGCATGAAACCCAGGACCACGGCTGCGACAGCGAACAGGCCGAGAAGGATCACGCCGACCCGGCGTGCTTTGGTGAAGATCAGACCCAGCCCCGGGATCACGGTGCTCATCGCGATCAACGTCAGCGCTCGGCGTACGTCATAGGCGTGCACGGTGCGCGCGGCGTGCCGGCTGACCGGGACGTCGTCCTTGACGTGCGCTGGCGGGGTTGGACTACTGGCTGCGCCCTGCCCTGGCAGCCGGTGTGCCGTAAACCCGCCGTTCCCCCCAGGGGTGCCAGGGTTGTCTGGCATCGAAGAGTCTCTCTTTCAAACGATATGCATCAGCATTCTCACCTATGCAACGTCCGATCATTGCATCCCGGGCTGAGCATGCCATGCGATCTGGGTGATAAAGAGGCTGGCCAGGCAGATCTCAGGGAATGCTCAGGGAGGCGGCGGAAGAGGCGGAGGGAACCGTCGGTCGCTGCGCTCCCTCCTCCCAAATCCCCCGTGCCCATTCAACGAAGAGGGACCGCACCCCTCGCTGGCGCTCGGAGCACGGTCCCTCTTCGTTGGCGGAGGCGGAGGGATTTGAACCCTCGATGGGGGTTTAGCCCCAAACCCGCTTAGCAGGCGGGCGCCATAGACCGGACTAGGCGACGCCTCCCCACTCAGCCCTGGGGCCGAGTCGCTCACGTAGCCGCAGCAGGTGAGCGACCGCAAGGTTACCGGCAGCAGCAGCGCGCTCCAAACCGCACCCGTGGCCGGTGGCCGCCGAGGTGGGTCGAGCGTCCGTGTGTTGTCGCGGTGGGCTGCGGAGCGGGCGCTACGAAGACCGCGCGGCAGCCGCCAGGATCGCGACCAGGGCGACGATCTCCGCGGCCCCGAGAGTGACACCGATCGCGGCCAACGCCCAGGTCCGGCGGAAGTCGCCACCAGCGCGGCGTTGACGGGCAGCGACGACCAGGCCGATCACTCCCAGGACCACAGCGATGAATGCCAGAGCGAGGTACACCGGCACCGCCGGAAAGATCAGGTAGCCCCACTCGTGGTCGACGGCCCACGACAGAAAGATCACCAGGGCGATCAGCACCACGGCGAGCGCCGCGCTCACGACGGAACCGACGCCCCACCCCCGTGCTCGATCGGCTGGCTCAGACATGAGGCGCATCGTACGGACCGCCGGGGACTGTGAGCCAGGACACGCCCCGGAGACCAGCCTGTAACGCGCCCGCAATCTGGCCGAACAACGCCGGAATCACGCCGAACCTAGCGTTGAAGGACCAGACGGCGGCTACGGACGGAGCGCGGGATGAAGGCCATCATCGTCGGGGCGGGAATGGGCGGCCTGAGCGCGGCGATCGCACTCAAACAGGCCGGCTTCGAGACCGCGGTCTACGAGCAGGTCACCGAGAACAAACCGGTCGGCGCTGCGATCTCCGTGTGGTCCAACGGCGTGAAGTGCATGAACTACCTCGGTCTGCACGAGCAGATGGTCAAGCTCGGCGGGGTCATGGACACCATGGCGTACGTCGATGGCCTGACCGGGCAGGAGATGTGCCAGTTCTCGTTGGCTCCCCTGATCGACCAGGTGGGGCAGCGGCCGTTCCCGGTCGCGCGCGCGGAATTGCAGCTGATGCTCATGCAGGAATACGGGATCGACGACATTCACTTCGGCATGCGGATGATCGACATCACCGACGACGGCACCCAGGTGACGGCGACGTTCGCCGACGGTTCGACCGCAACCGGGGATCTGCTGATCGGCGCTGACGGAGCCAAGTCGATGACCCGCGACTACGTCCTGGGTGAGCCGACGCAGCGTCGCTACGCCGGTTACGTGAACTGGAACGGTTTGGTCCCGGTCAACACCGACTTCGGCCCCGCCGACCAGTGGACGACGTACGTCGGCGAGGGCAAACGGGTCTCGGTCATGCCGGTCTCCGACGGCCGGTTCTACTTCTTCTTCGACGTCCCGCTGCCCGCCGGCCTGGAGTACGACCGGTCCACCGCCAAAGAGGTGCTGACGGAGCACTTCGGGCACTGGGCGCCGGGCGTGCAATCGCTGATCGAGACGCTGGATCCGATGACCACCAACCGGGTGGAGATCTTCGACGTCGAGCCGTTTCACACCTGGTCCAAGGGCCGGGTGACGCTGGTCGGAGACGCCGGCCACAACACGACCCCCGACATCGGTCAGGGCGGTTGCTCGGCGATGGAGGATGCGATCTCGTTGTCCATTGCGTTGCGGGTCAACACCCTCGGCGTCGAGGACGCGTTGAAGCGATACGAGAAGAAGCGGACCGAGCGGGCGGGTGACCTGGTGCTGCGGGCCCGCAAGCGGTGCGACGTGACGCATGCGAAGGATCCGGCCGCGACGCAGGCCTGGTACGACGAGCTGCGGGCTGAGGACGGCAGCGGCATCATCCGCGGCA
The window above is part of the Branchiibius hedensis genome. Proteins encoded here:
- a CDS encoding LCP family protein encodes the protein MPDNPGTPGGNGGFTAHRLPGQGAASSPTPPAHVKDDVPVSRHAARTVHAYDVRRALTLIAMSTVIPGLGLIFTKARRVGVILLGLFAVAAVVLGFMLFKGGVVQGAGRLGTGKGLWFLLFLFIIGGLLWLAGIVLTARETMDLRWPQQTKWLQRGFAFVMCLLVAAPATAATRYVLVTQDTFNTIFTDHGTTTAHLPSSGDDPWADTPRVNLLLIGSDAGADRWAVRTDSLMVASINTRTGDTTLISIPRNFEGVPFPEDNPLHKIYPDGFRCPQHACLMDAVWVEAEYNHRSLFPASDTHPGWTTTKQVVGEITGLPIDYSVVVNLAGFQQLVDAMGGVWMNVPKGGIAIGGKLTASGYVIPGSITGRIPEGYHKLDGYQALWYSRSRVENGDDDRTRRQRCMVNALIGQASPVTFLTHFVDIMNVAKNNISLDMPQDDLPAFAQLAETMKKGNVRTVNITTKNNAHVDFDHVRELVAEGIAKPHDAKAPTPTTSQSPTTTSSSTPTTTTEPSTPSSSTSTAISDTVDSC
- the hpxO gene encoding FAD-dependent urate hydroxylase HpxO, whose amino-acid sequence is MKAIIVGAGMGGLSAAIALKQAGFETAVYEQVTENKPVGAAISVWSNGVKCMNYLGLHEQMVKLGGVMDTMAYVDGLTGQEMCQFSLAPLIDQVGQRPFPVARAELQLMLMQEYGIDDIHFGMRMIDITDDGTQVTATFADGSTATGDLLIGADGAKSMTRDYVLGEPTQRRYAGYVNWNGLVPVNTDFGPADQWTTYVGEGKRVSVMPVSDGRFYFFFDVPLPAGLEYDRSTAKEVLTEHFGHWAPGVQSLIETLDPMTTNRVEIFDVEPFHTWSKGRVTLVGDAGHNTTPDIGQGGCSAMEDAISLSIALRVNTLGVEDALKRYEKKRTERAGDLVLRARKRCDVTHAKDPAATQAWYDELRAEDGSGIIRGIVSNIEGNPLD